The following proteins are encoded in a genomic region of Terriglobia bacterium:
- a CDS encoding HAD-IA family hydrolase encodes MRYPFVLLDAGETLFGPRESFGAVYSRVLAPMGLVRSAEVFESAIRESWREMDREVPPGTDRYAFFDGGEDGYWLRFARGAIDRAAGAPMPCGFAESALAPLREAFRDPAAWHVFPDVRPALSEIRHAGGRLAVVSNWDSRLPYLLEVLDLDDLFDAVAGSHMLGVEKPNPRIFRSAIEALGADPRLTLHVGDLPETDLDGARSTGIDGVLVDRRCRLTPGPGVIADFEPLPRIVRDGLPSAALRT; translated from the coding sequence ATGCGCTACCCGTTCGTTCTCCTCGACGCGGGCGAGACGCTGTTCGGACCGCGGGAGTCCTTCGGCGCGGTGTACTCCCGAGTGCTGGCGCCGATGGGGCTCGTCCGCTCGGCGGAGGTCTTCGAATCGGCGATCCGCGAGTCGTGGCGCGAGATGGACCGGGAGGTTCCTCCCGGAACGGACCGCTACGCGTTCTTCGACGGAGGCGAGGACGGCTACTGGCTCAGGTTCGCCCGCGGCGCCATCGATCGGGCGGCTGGGGCGCCGATGCCTTGCGGCTTCGCCGAGTCGGCGCTCGCGCCGCTCCGCGAGGCGTTCCGCGATCCCGCGGCGTGGCACGTGTTTCCCGACGTCAGACCGGCGCTCTCGGAGATCCGGCACGCGGGCGGCCGGCTCGCCGTGGTCTCCAACTGGGACTCCCGCCTTCCCTACCTTCTCGAGGTGCTCGACCTGGACGACTTGTTCGATGCCGTGGCGGGCTCCCACATGCTGGGCGTCGAAAAGCCGAACCCGAGGATCTTCCGGAGCGCCATCGAGGCGCTCGGCGCCGATCCGCGGCTCACGCTCCACGTGGGGGACCTGCCCGAGACGGACCTCGACGGCGCGCGCTCAACCGGGATCGACGGCGTGCTCGTGGATCGCCGCTGCCGGCTGACGCCGGGGCCGGGAGTGATAGCGGATTTCGAGCCGCTGCCCCGGATCGTGCGGGACGGGCTGCCGAGCGCCGCGCTCAGGACTTGA
- a CDS encoding TlpA family protein disulfide reductase: protein MAVRRLSKILLVAGALTLALMSHEVVLGAPAPPAAPVLAEFGEVFPTGVYVNLGAGSAEAPKVDLKDLVGKKPVVFCYWIPEHVHSEETLLAVQQLADEVGPSKLAVCGVVAPPMGTSPANAADWLKATKDRIAALKIHVPVLQDDGFKIGRLLGVRTVPNVAALDKEGRLRMSNAGSLKQTLEYKMDVAGALQRLGSTGQLGTYGSLPTYYPAVELVGKKCPQFEAPLLGGGSVRNSSSLLATDKVNVLIFWAQDCPHCRKSLPEINAYLKAHPEGLNVIGAAKIQNEAAQTQTEEFCKAEGLVFPTLIDQDLKIGSQFMVTSTPTIFIIRPDGVIDSVLFSGEINYGAAFEAKKKLLLKS from the coding sequence ATGGCCGTCAGGCGACTCTCGAAGATCCTGCTCGTCGCGGGCGCGTTGACCCTCGCGCTCATGTCCCACGAGGTCGTGCTGGGCGCTCCCGCCCCGCCGGCGGCCCCGGTGCTGGCCGAGTTCGGCGAGGTATTCCCGACAGGTGTCTACGTCAATCTCGGCGCGGGGAGCGCGGAGGCGCCGAAGGTCGACCTCAAGGACCTCGTCGGGAAGAAGCCCGTGGTGTTCTGCTACTGGATCCCGGAGCACGTCCACTCGGAGGAGACCCTTCTGGCGGTCCAGCAGCTGGCCGACGAGGTGGGGCCGTCGAAGCTGGCCGTCTGCGGCGTCGTGGCGCCGCCGATGGGAACGAGTCCCGCCAACGCCGCCGACTGGCTCAAGGCAACCAAGGACCGAATCGCGGCGCTCAAGATCCATGTCCCGGTGCTGCAGGACGACGGGTTCAAGATCGGCCGCCTCCTCGGCGTCCGGACCGTTCCGAACGTGGCGGCCCTCGACAAGGAGGGTCGTCTGCGGATGTCGAACGCGGGAAGCCTGAAGCAGACGCTCGAGTACAAGATGGACGTGGCCGGCGCTCTCCAGCGCCTCGGGAGCACCGGTCAGCTCGGGACGTACGGCTCGCTGCCGACCTACTACCCGGCCGTGGAGCTGGTCGGCAAGAAGTGCCCGCAGTTCGAGGCGCCGCTCCTCGGCGGCGGCTCCGTTCGAAACAGCTCGAGCCTGCTAGCCACGGACAAGGTCAACGTCCTGATCTTCTGGGCCCAGGACTGCCCGCACTGCCGCAAGTCCCTGCCCGAGATCAACGCCTACCTCAAGGCGCACCCGGAGGGGCTCAACGTGATCGGGGCCGCGAAGATCCAGAACGAAGCCGCCCAGACGCAGACCGAGGAGTTCTGCAAAGCGGAGGGGCTCGTCTTCCCGACCCTGATCGACCAGGACCTCAAGATCGGTTCCCAGTTCATGGTGACCTCCACCCCGACGATCTTCATCATCCGCCCCGACGGGGTGATCGACTCGGTGTTGTTCTCCGGGGAGATCAACTACGGCGCGGCGTTCGAAGCGAAGAAGAAGCTGCTCCTCAAGTCCTGA
- a CDS encoding ABC transporter ATP-binding protein/permease: MKTADPHRKGMVRRFFGGFVRPYLGLQAEIGLCIVVSVVLGLVDPLILRAIIDRALGDGDRRALFLLAGLLAVLLVFRVAFRILSTWLYSYSGLRILFDVRSRLYEHVSRMSPFFFRGERFGDILARLTSDVDVLQRAAANTLVNAASDGLTVAGIVAILLWLDPVLTGAMVLAYPLLLVLVARVNARLRDEGGRARDAYGDLYSFFEERLTGMRLVQEFLREKAEARRHVEVSRPVIRSNLALSMIGAWQVALADLVNTGAFVLVFLIGGSRVLSGSLSVGSLVAYYTLATRLLRPIGGLIEINVDLQVARASLARIFELLDQAPEIREAPGARAPSPVRGAVVLRGAGLTWPGGTLALEDVGIEISPGEVVALVGPSGGGKSTLAALLPRYLDPQRGAVLLDGVDLRDWPLRNLRRAVGLVPQETQLFHDTLAANLRLAAPRASDAALGEVLAVAGLDEFLSTLPQGLETQVGEQGLRLSGGERQRLALARALLKAPAVHCLDEATSALDPRTERQVLARFLERVRGSTVILIAHRLTSVAGVDRIYVMNDGRIVEVGTHDALYEANGLYRRLYDDQMRRGHVQ; the protein is encoded by the coding sequence GTGAAGACGGCGGATCCCCACCGAAAAGGCATGGTCCGGCGCTTCTTCGGCGGCTTCGTCCGCCCCTACCTCGGGCTCCAGGCGGAGATCGGGCTCTGCATCGTCGTGTCCGTGGTGCTCGGCCTGGTCGACCCCCTCATTCTGCGGGCGATCATCGACCGTGCGCTCGGCGACGGCGACCGGCGGGCGCTGTTCCTGCTCGCGGGCTTGCTGGCGGTGCTGCTCGTCTTCCGGGTCGCGTTTCGAATCCTCTCGACCTGGTTGTACAGCTACTCGGGGCTGAGGATCCTGTTCGATGTCAGGTCGAGGCTCTACGAGCACGTCTCGCGGATGTCCCCCTTCTTCTTCCGCGGCGAGCGATTCGGCGACATCCTCGCGCGCCTCACGTCGGACGTGGACGTGCTGCAGCGGGCCGCGGCGAACACCCTCGTCAATGCGGCGAGCGACGGCCTCACCGTCGCCGGGATCGTCGCGATCCTGCTCTGGCTCGATCCCGTCCTGACCGGCGCGATGGTCCTGGCCTACCCCCTCCTGCTGGTCCTCGTCGCCCGGGTCAACGCGCGGCTCCGCGACGAAGGAGGTCGCGCCCGGGACGCTTACGGTGATCTCTACTCTTTCTTCGAGGAACGCCTCACCGGGATGCGACTCGTGCAGGAGTTCCTCCGGGAGAAGGCCGAGGCCCGTCGGCACGTCGAGGTTTCGCGCCCGGTGATCCGGTCCAACCTGGCGCTCTCGATGATCGGCGCATGGCAGGTCGCTCTGGCGGACCTGGTGAACACGGGGGCTTTCGTCCTGGTGTTCCTCATCGGCGGCTCGCGGGTCCTGTCGGGGTCGTTGTCGGTCGGGAGCCTCGTCGCCTACTACACTCTCGCGACACGGCTCCTCCGGCCGATCGGCGGGCTGATCGAGATCAACGTGGACCTCCAGGTGGCAAGGGCCTCCCTCGCGAGGATCTTCGAGCTGCTCGACCAGGCTCCCGAGATCCGGGAAGCGCCGGGGGCGAGGGCGCCGTCGCCGGTCCGCGGCGCGGTGGTCTTGCGGGGGGCCGGGCTCACGTGGCCCGGCGGCACGCTGGCCCTGGAGGACGTCGGTATCGAGATCTCGCCAGGGGAGGTCGTGGCGCTCGTGGGCCCCTCCGGCGGAGGAAAGTCCACGCTGGCCGCTCTCCTCCCGCGTTACCTCGATCCGCAGCGCGGCGCGGTGCTCCTCGACGGTGTCGACCTACGGGACTGGCCCCTCCGGAATCTGAGGCGTGCGGTCGGCCTCGTTCCGCAGGAAACCCAGCTCTTTCACGACACGCTCGCCGCGAACCTGAGGCTCGCGGCGCCACGCGCGTCCGACGCCGCGCTCGGCGAGGTGCTCGCCGTGGCGGGGCTCGACGAGTTCCTGTCCACGCTGCCGCAAGGCCTCGAGACGCAGGTCGGCGAGCAGGGCCTTCGCCTTTCCGGCGGGGAGCGCCAGCGCCTCGCCCTCGCCCGGGCCCTCCTCAAGGCGCCCGCGGTGCATTGCCTCGACGAGGCGACGTCCGCGCTCGATCCGAGGACCGAGCGGCAGGTGCTCGCGCGCTTCCTCGAGCGGGTCCGGGGGAGCACGGTGATTCTCATCGCCCATCGGCTCACCAGCGTGGCCGGGGTGGATCGAATCTACGTGATGAACGACGGGAGGATCGTCGAGGTCGGGACCCACGACGCCCTTTACGAGGCGAACGGCCTCTACCGCAGGCTCTACGACGACCAGATGCGGCGGGGACACGTCCAGTAG
- a CDS encoding HlyD family efflux transporter periplasmic adaptor subunit yields MRRRLPLLRTLLVLLGAFLSCAAAILGLWRLDRVVVADGRLAGGSVQICSPRDGVVVEVRVRAGDRVVGGDLLLRLDSRDLESEAAARHARFEGLVAQREERLAEAAKLRESVQPRERLEAEEERDRARVERERVQIEATAARRLGDEGIVGRIQVEKADLDLKLAAISVEHAEHALGLLDAQQRSTLAGLMADARRLEGEVEAERLTSEALVRDIGASQVTAPEGGAVEGGDLAELRGRVVRKGDELLRIGLGAPARFEAALSDNGRAAVRPGQRATIRLDGFPWLIHGSVRATVARVADRRGQTGGFSVDLDLDPVASGPGPLREGMRGTARIVVGETVSLGRLFLERIAGRSAP; encoded by the coding sequence ATGCGCCGTCGCCTGCCTCTTCTCCGCACGCTCCTGGTCCTCCTGGGCGCTTTCCTGTCGTGCGCCGCCGCGATTCTCGGACTGTGGCGGCTGGATCGAGTCGTGGTGGCCGACGGGCGGCTCGCGGGGGGCTCCGTGCAGATCTGCTCGCCGCGGGACGGCGTGGTGGTGGAGGTGCGCGTGCGCGCCGGGGACCGGGTCGTCGGCGGAGACTTGCTACTACGGCTCGACAGCCGCGATCTCGAGTCCGAAGCTGCCGCGCGCCACGCGCGCTTCGAAGGCCTCGTCGCCCAACGAGAGGAGCGGCTCGCGGAGGCCGCGAAGCTCCGGGAGTCGGTGCAACCGCGCGAGCGCTTGGAGGCCGAGGAGGAGCGGGACCGGGCGCGGGTCGAGAGGGAGCGGGTTCAGATCGAGGCCACCGCGGCGCGCCGACTGGGCGACGAGGGGATCGTCGGGCGGATCCAGGTGGAAAAGGCGGATCTCGATCTCAAGCTGGCGGCCATCTCCGTCGAGCACGCCGAGCACGCCCTCGGCCTGCTCGACGCGCAGCAGCGCTCGACGCTGGCGGGCCTGATGGCCGATGCCCGGCGGCTCGAGGGGGAGGTCGAAGCGGAGAGGCTGACGAGCGAGGCGCTCGTGCGGGACATCGGAGCGTCCCAGGTGACGGCGCCCGAAGGGGGCGCCGTGGAAGGAGGCGACCTGGCGGAACTCCGTGGACGCGTCGTTCGCAAAGGGGATGAGCTTCTGAGGATCGGGCTCGGAGCGCCAGCCCGGTTCGAGGCGGCGTTGAGCGACAACGGCCGCGCCGCGGTCCGACCCGGGCAGCGCGCCACCATTCGCCTCGACGGGTTTCCCTGGCTGATCCACGGGAGCGTGCGCGCGACGGTCGCCCGCGTCGCGGATCGGCGAGGCCAGACCGGCGGCTTCTCGGTGGACCTCGACCTCGATCCGGTGGCCAGCGGACCCGGCCCGCTCCGTGAGGGAATGCGCGGGACCGCGCGCATCGTGGTCGGCGAGACGGTGTCGCTCGGCCGTCTGTTCCTCGAGCGGATCGCGGGGCGGTCGGCGCCGTGA
- a CDS encoding SPASM domain-containing protein, protein MKPSRYNRIFEASDGAILAFNGWSTALAEIVPEDLPFIRAMLADPDRTPVDSPHKREIREALCAARFLIEDDVDELGATVADMLRDRFRTDQLFLVIAPTLDCNFRCDYCYEDHLRVTMSRAVREALVRFVEERAATINLLHVTWFGGEPTLPAATKVVEALSEAFLALGGRHGFEYKAQLVTNGYLLDRARVEHLARLAVREVQVTVDGPARIHDRRRVLAGGQGTFARIVENLGAGADLAQFQLRINVDRRNAASALEVVEMLEHAGLARKVRPYLAQVTFAGSACGNIQETCFSDEEFARTEVELYREAARRGLPLSRYPFRLPGAFCTADRVTGFVVSPSGALFKCWHEVTAGPELAVGHLLDGEQPFHAVNEARWLAWNPLDRSECRSCSVLPVCHGGCPMVALTRPESTRGACEHYRYHLDPILEIQHVRGAPPSDGAPPRRGGASSEGA, encoded by the coding sequence TTGAAGCCCTCTCGATACAACCGGATCTTCGAGGCCTCGGACGGTGCGATCCTCGCCTTCAACGGGTGGTCCACCGCCCTCGCGGAGATCGTGCCGGAGGACCTTCCGTTCATCCGGGCCATGCTGGCCGACCCGGACCGGACCCCCGTCGACAGCCCTCACAAACGGGAAATCCGCGAGGCGCTCTGCGCCGCGCGCTTCCTGATCGAGGACGACGTGGACGAGCTGGGTGCCACGGTCGCCGACATGCTTCGCGACCGTTTCCGGACGGATCAGCTCTTCCTGGTGATCGCGCCGACCCTCGACTGCAACTTCCGGTGCGACTACTGCTACGAAGATCACCTCAGGGTCACGATGAGCCGCGCGGTCCGGGAGGCCCTGGTCCGGTTCGTGGAGGAGCGAGCGGCGACGATCAACCTCCTGCACGTGACCTGGTTCGGCGGCGAGCCGACGCTTCCCGCCGCGACGAAGGTCGTCGAGGCGCTGTCCGAGGCTTTCCTCGCCCTGGGGGGGCGCCACGGCTTCGAATACAAGGCTCAGCTCGTCACGAACGGCTATCTCCTCGACCGCGCGCGGGTGGAGCACCTCGCACGGCTCGCCGTCCGGGAGGTCCAGGTAACGGTGGACGGCCCGGCGAGGATTCACGACCGGCGCCGCGTGCTCGCCGGGGGGCAGGGGACCTTCGCAAGGATCGTCGAGAACCTCGGGGCAGGCGCCGACCTCGCTCAGTTCCAGCTCCGCATCAACGTCGACCGGAGGAACGCCGCCTCCGCCCTCGAGGTGGTGGAGATGCTGGAGCACGCCGGCCTGGCGCGCAAGGTCCGCCCCTACCTCGCCCAGGTGACCTTCGCCGGGTCCGCGTGTGGGAACATCCAGGAAACCTGCTTCTCCGACGAGGAATTCGCCCGGACCGAGGTGGAGCTCTACCGCGAGGCGGCCCGCCGCGGCCTTCCGCTTTCGCGTTATCCCTTCCGACTGCCGGGCGCATTCTGCACCGCCGATCGGGTCACCGGCTTCGTCGTGTCCCCGTCGGGGGCCCTGTTCAAGTGCTGGCACGAGGTGACCGCAGGACCGGAGCTGGCCGTGGGCCACCTACTAGACGGAGAGCAGCCGTTCCATGCGGTGAACGAGGCCCGATGGCTGGCCTGGAACCCCCTGGACCGGAGCGAATGCCGGTCGTGCTCGGTCCTGCCCGTGTGCCACGGCGGGTGCCCGATGGTGGCCCTGACCCGACCGGAATCGACGCGAGGTGCGTGCGAGCACTACCGGTACCACCTCGACCCGATCCTCGAGATCCAGCACGTCCGCGGGGCACCGCCGAGCGACGGGGCACCTCCGCGGAGAGGCGGCGCCTCCTCGGAAGGCGCGTGA